The window CCTCTTTCACCCCCCGACGGGTCTCCATTCGCCCCCGGCCGGTAGTGGCAGGCGGGAAAAACTGCCCCTGTGCCACGTAAAGACTCGCCTGGGGCAGGCTGAGGGTGGTCTCGTCAGTCTGCAAATCCCGCACGTGCGAGGCGTTCACCGTCAGCCCCACCTTGCCATTGCGCCATGTCTTGCTCAGGGTGGCGTTAGAGCGCAATTGGCGCGTCAGGCGAGCATCAAGATTGGTGCTCAAATCGCGGTAGAATGAGCCATCGCTGACAAAATAGCCCGCAGCAGAAATCCGCAACGTTGGATCGATCTCGTGCGCATGCTGCACCTGCAGGTCCCACCGCCGCTGGCGAATCCCGTAGGTAAAGTCCTTGCGAGTAATGGAGCCGTTCACCCAGCCTCGCATCACGTAGCGCACGGCATAGTTCATGCCTGCCTGAAAGAACAGACCGCTCCGCTCGAAGTAGTCAACGGTTCCCTGGGCGTCGAAGTAGTCGTTGGGCGCCCAGTAATAGCCGAGCCCACGGAGATAGTTCCCTTCGCGCGCACTGTAGCCGTAGCGCGGCATGAGAAAACCGCTCTGCCGCCCTTTCCTGTGCGGAAAGACTGCAAACGGGAAGCCGAGGACAGGAATGCGCCCAAGGTACATGACCAGCCCCTGGGCAACCACCTTGTCGTTGGGTATCATCTTCATCCGCCGGCAGTAGAAATGGTAGTGCGCGTCATCGGTCAGGTCGCAGGTGGTGAACTCGCCGTGGGACACGTTGTACACATTCCCTCCGACCCTCTTGATCTGCTGACCGCCATAGAATCCGCCCTCGAATTCTGTCCGTCCTCGTACCACAATCCCCTTGTCAGTGGCGGTGTTGTACACCATCTTAAAGCCGGTCATCGTCTCGCCATCGCTGATAAGGGTAGGCAATCCTCGCCACCGCACCACCCGCACCGAGTCGCCCGGATTCGCGGACGGGACCAAAACGGTGTCCGGCACACCTTCGGCGGTGAGCAGATTCTTGTCCCACTCCACCGTGATCTTCTCTGCGCGCAGGGTCATGGTGCGGTAGCGGACCACCGCATCCCCAAGGAGGTAGGTGATTCTCTCTTCCACCAGGTTGTCCACGCTCTGCGCTTCGTAGTGGATCGTTGTGTCCAGTTCCGCTCGCGCACGACGGGCAGGTACGGTATCTTGAGAGGCAGGGCAAAGGCAAACGCCCGCTGCTGAGGCCTGGAGGTGACCTATTGCAGCAAGAGCGACCAAGCACGACAAGCACAACAGTCGCGGTG of the candidate division KSB1 bacterium genome contains:
- a CDS encoding putative LPS assembly protein LptD, which encodes MDNLVEERITYLLGDAVVRYRTMTLRAEKITVEWDKNLLTAEGVPDTVLVPSANPGDSVRVVRWRGLPTLISDGETMTGFKMVYNTATDKGIVVRGRTEFEGGFYGGQQIKRVGGNVYNVSHGEFTTCDLTDDAHYHFYCRRMKMIPNDKVVAQGLVMYLGRIPVLGFPFAVFPHRKGRQSGFLMPRYGYSAREGNYLRGLGYYWAPNDYFDAQGTVDYFERSGLFFQAGMNYAVRYVMRGWVNGSITRKDFTYGIRQRRWDLQVQHAHEIDPTLRISAAGYFVSDGSFYRDLSTNLDARLTRQLRSNATLSKTWRNGKVGLTVNASHVRDLQTDETTLSLPQASLYVAQGQFFPPATTGRGRMETRRGVKEELRWYQAIYYSYSSNLMNTEVTRKWQGVETKTVNRRLAHNIGLSMNNPGKLFGWLGLSQSLSINEDWFDRTTDYFLIDSTNSIGTRERRGFAARHVFSYSLSGHTKLYGLFTPNVFGVKAVRHVVTPTLSFSYQPDFSQAKWGYY